Proteins from a genomic interval of Gaiellales bacterium:
- a CDS encoding DegT/DnrJ/EryC1/StrS family aminotransferase, with protein MAVPLMDIRGQYEQLLPEIKRLVGDVIDGGRFILGPNVRALEEEVAAAVGYGQAVAVANGTDALELGLQALGIGAGDEVVTTAYTFFATAEAIARRGAAPVFADIDPVTLCLDPAAAEAAITERTRAIMPVHIFGQPADLTALRELADRHGVALIEDAAQAFGATYDGHRIGSYGDVATFSFFPTKNLPAMGDAGMAIAASEEIAERLRLLRFHGSRDKRTFEHIGLNSRLDEMQAVILRRFLPEVDGWNQRRRAAAARYRDLGLGEHVALPAELPDRTHIYHLFVVRTPHRDRLQQTLKEAGVASAVYYGEPLHLQPVFAHLGYRKGSLRETEAAAREGLALPMFPTLTEAQQAEVANAVRGAALAAA; from the coding sequence GTGGCTGTACCCCTGATGGACATCCGCGGGCAGTACGAGCAGCTGCTGCCCGAGATCAAGCGGCTCGTGGGCGACGTGATCGACGGCGGGCGTTTCATCCTCGGCCCCAACGTCCGGGCGCTCGAGGAGGAGGTCGCCGCGGCGGTCGGCTATGGACAGGCGGTCGCCGTCGCCAACGGCACCGATGCGCTCGAGCTTGGCCTGCAGGCGCTCGGGATCGGGGCCGGTGACGAGGTCGTGACCACGGCCTACACGTTCTTCGCGACAGCCGAGGCGATCGCGCGGCGCGGCGCGGCGCCCGTCTTCGCGGACATCGACCCGGTCACGCTGTGCCTCGACCCGGCCGCTGCCGAGGCGGCCATCACCGAGCGGACGCGGGCCATCATGCCGGTGCACATCTTCGGCCAGCCCGCCGACCTGACGGCGCTGCGGGAGCTGGCGGACCGCCACGGCGTCGCGCTGATCGAGGACGCCGCGCAGGCGTTCGGCGCGACCTACGACGGCCACCGGATCGGGAGCTACGGCGACGTTGCGACGTTCTCGTTCTTCCCGACCAAGAATCTGCCGGCCATGGGAGACGCGGGCATGGCGATCGCGGCCAGCGAGGAGATCGCGGAGCGGCTGCGCCTGCTGCGGTTCCACGGATCGCGGGACAAGCGCACGTTCGAGCACATCGGCCTCAACTCGCGGCTGGACGAGATGCAGGCGGTGATCCTGCGCCGCTTCCTGCCCGAGGTGGACGGGTGGAACCAGCGCCGTCGCGCCGCCGCCGCCCGCTACCGCGATCTCGGCCTCGGCGAGCACGTGGCCCTGCCGGCCGAGCTGCCGGACCGGACGCACATCTACCACCTCTTCGTCGTGCGGACGCCGCACCGCGACCGCCTCCAGCAGACGCTCAAGGAGGCCGGCGTCGCCTCCGCCGTCTACTACGGCGAGCCGCTGCACCTGCAGCCGGTGTTCGCGCACCTGGGCTACCGCAAGGGATCGCTGCGTGAGACCGAGGCGGCCGCCCGCGAGGGGCTGGCGCTGCCGATGTTCCCGACGCTGACCGAGGCGCAGCAGGCCGAGGTCGCCAATGCGGTGCGGGGCGCGGCGCTGGCCGCGGCGTAG
- a CDS encoding DUF354 domain-containing protein encodes MRVWIDLTNSPHVPIFAPLVRRMQARGWEVSVTARAFAQTIALLDLHRIEHTVIGHHGGGSRLGKARAATDRVASMIRFGRRGRFDAALAHGSTDLPMACRALRVPNTTMFDYEYAALQHGLNCRLAKRVLMPDAIPASRVARYGARPPKLVTYPGLKEEYYLADFEPDPAVPVGLGLDGSRTGLVLRPPADVALYHRFENPLFDRLLELLAARDDVRAVVLPRTPEQAARVREMRLDSLLVPDRAVDGQSLVAGADLVISAGGTMNREAVVLGTPVYTTFAGRLGGVDERLIAEGRLRPLERLDDLVIERKPAGRGDRVRRDPELLIDLALGGLAETD; translated from the coding sequence ATGCGCGTCTGGATCGACCTCACCAACTCTCCGCACGTGCCGATCTTCGCGCCGCTCGTGCGTCGCATGCAGGCGCGCGGCTGGGAGGTGTCGGTCACGGCGCGCGCGTTCGCGCAGACGATCGCGCTGCTTGATCTGCACCGGATCGAGCACACGGTGATCGGCCACCACGGCGGCGGCTCGCGGCTCGGGAAGGCTCGCGCGGCCACGGACCGGGTGGCGTCGATGATCCGGTTCGGGCGGCGGGGCCGGTTCGACGCGGCCCTGGCGCACGGATCGACCGACCTGCCGATGGCCTGCCGGGCGCTTCGCGTCCCGAACACCACGATGTTCGACTACGAGTACGCGGCGCTGCAGCACGGGCTGAACTGCCGTCTGGCGAAGCGGGTGCTGATGCCCGACGCCATCCCAGCGTCCCGCGTCGCCCGGTACGGCGCGCGGCCGCCGAAGCTCGTGACCTACCCCGGGTTGAAGGAGGAGTACTACCTCGCCGACTTCGAGCCGGACCCGGCGGTGCCGGTTGGTCTGGGGCTCGATGGCTCGCGCACCGGCCTGGTTCTGCGACCGCCGGCCGACGTGGCGCTCTATCACCGGTTCGAGAACCCGCTGTTCGACCGGCTGCTCGAGCTGCTGGCGGCACGGGACGACGTCCGGGCGGTCGTGCTCCCTCGCACGCCCGAGCAGGCCGCGCGCGTCCGCGAGATGCGCCTGGACTCCCTGCTCGTGCCCGACCGGGCGGTCGACGGGCAGAGCCTCGTCGCCGGCGCCGATCTTGTGATCAGCGCGGGCGGCACCATGAACCGCGAGGCGGTCGTGCTCGGCACGCCGGTGTACACGACGTTCGCGGGACGGCTCGGCGGCGTCGACGAGCGGCTGATCGCCGAGGGTCGCCTGCGCCCGCTGGAGCGGCTGGATGACCTCGTCATCGAGCGCAAGCCGGCCGGCCGCGGTGACCGCGTGCGGCGGGACCCGGAGCTGCTGATCGACCTGGCGCTGGGCGGCCTGGCCGAAACCGATTGA
- a CDS encoding LysR family transcriptional regulator: MDLRQLRTLTEVAERGSFSAAAEALGISQPAVSQQIRALERGAGGRLLDRSGRGVALTERGELVLRHARRMLALSEEFRRDLDEGGDELSGALVVGSSTGLGEHVLPLLLGGFRQEHPGVTVSLRIEATSTVIDRVLARELELGVVGASRPHRALVYEPFLHDRVILAVPGGHRFAGRTVELAELVREPLILMQSGAGVRTVIEEELRRAGVRPRELNVAMEMGLQESAKAAVEAGYGVSFLSQLAVERELRLGTLATADVAGIDPVRDFSTVRLASHRPNRLVAAFTEWSRRRLEQTGGRL, encoded by the coding sequence ATGGATCTCCGCCAGCTTCGGACGCTCACCGAGGTCGCCGAGCGCGGATCGTTCTCGGCAGCCGCCGAGGCGCTCGGGATCAGCCAGCCGGCGGTCAGCCAGCAGATCCGCGCCCTCGAGCGCGGTGCCGGCGGCCGGCTGCTCGACCGCAGCGGCCGCGGCGTCGCGCTGACCGAGCGCGGCGAGCTGGTGCTCCGCCATGCGCGGCGGATGCTCGCCCTGTCCGAGGAGTTCCGCCGCGATCTGGACGAGGGCGGCGACGAGCTGTCCGGCGCGCTCGTCGTCGGGTCGAGCACCGGTCTTGGCGAGCACGTCCTGCCGCTGCTCCTGGGCGGGTTTCGCCAGGAGCACCCCGGAGTCACCGTCTCGCTTCGGATCGAGGCGACGTCCACGGTGATCGACCGCGTGCTTGCCCGGGAGCTCGAGCTGGGGGTGGTCGGCGCCTCTCGGCCCCACCGCGCCCTGGTCTACGAGCCGTTCCTCCACGACCGCGTCATCCTCGCGGTGCCGGGCGGGCACCGATTCGCAGGCCGGACGGTCGAACTCGCGGAGCTGGTCCGCGAGCCGCTGATCCTGATGCAGTCGGGGGCGGGCGTTCGCACCGTCATCGAGGAGGAGCTGCGGCGGGCCGGCGTGCGGCCGCGCGAGCTGAACGTGGCGATGGAGATGGGGCTGCAGGAGTCCGCCAAGGCGGCCGTCGAGGCGGGGTATGGGGTCAGCTTCCTGTCCCAGCTCGCCGTCGAGCGAGAGCTGCGCCTGGGAACGCTCGCGACCGCGGACGTGGCCGGCATCGACCCCGTTCGCGACTTCTCCACGGTGCGCCTCGCGTCACACCGGCCGAACCGCCTCGTGGCGGCGTTCACCGAGTGGTCGCGGCGGCGGCTCGAGCAGACCGGCGGCCGGCTGTGA
- a CDS encoding SIS domain-containing protein, whose translation MADRALRRLQLHAEMAAALATGELAAAVDGCAEALAARLADGGMLLVFGNGGSAADAQHVAAEFTGRYMLERPPLPAVALAENGAAVTAIGNDYGFDQVFARQVRAYAGNGGAAIALSTSGSSANVLEGLRAAAESGLLAIGVTGPRGEAMRDLCDHLIVIPADDTPQIQEGTMLVLHTLCELVEQRLFGE comes from the coding sequence ATGGCTGACCGGGCGCTGCGCCGGCTCCAGCTGCATGCCGAGATGGCGGCTGCGCTCGCGACCGGCGAGCTGGCCGCGGCGGTCGACGGGTGTGCCGAGGCGCTGGCGGCCAGGCTGGCGGACGGCGGCATGCTGCTCGTGTTCGGCAACGGCGGCAGCGCGGCGGACGCGCAGCACGTCGCGGCCGAGTTCACGGGGCGCTACATGCTGGAGCGCCCGCCGCTCCCGGCGGTCGCGCTGGCCGAGAACGGGGCGGCGGTGACGGCGATCGGCAACGACTACGGCTTCGACCAGGTCTTCGCCCGCCAGGTGCGCGCCTATGCCGGCAACGGGGGCGCCGCGATCGCCCTCTCGACGAGCGGCTCGTCGGCGAACGTGCTCGAGGGGCTGCGCGCCGCGGCGGAGTCCGGGCTGCTGGCGATCGGGGTGACCGGCCCGCGAGGCGAGGCGATGCGGGACCTGTGCGACCATCTGATCGTGATCCCGGCGGACGACACTCCGCAGATCCAGGAGGGGACGATGCTCGTGCTGCACACGCTGTGCGAGCTGGTCGAGCAGCGGCTGTTCGGCGAATGA
- a CDS encoding HAD family hydrolase: MSRRAAFLDRDGTINVKAPEGAYVTRPEQFAFLPGAEEAIGLLAAAGWRVVVVTNQRGIALGRMTLADVDAVNARLAHLPVDAVFVCPHDRGVCECRKPGVGLFLQARERFPEIAFERSVMIGDSDSDIAAGRAIGARTFRVGEPPLPSLREVAEQLAGEPVTDA; the protein is encoded by the coding sequence ATGAGCAGGCGGGCGGCGTTCCTCGACCGCGACGGCACCATCAACGTGAAGGCGCCGGAGGGCGCGTACGTGACCCGGCCGGAGCAGTTCGCGTTCCTGCCCGGCGCCGAAGAGGCGATCGGGCTGCTGGCGGCGGCCGGCTGGCGGGTGGTCGTCGTGACGAACCAGCGCGGAATCGCGCTCGGGCGGATGACCCTCGCCGATGTCGACGCGGTCAACGCCCGCCTCGCGCACCTGCCGGTGGACGCCGTGTTCGTCTGTCCCCACGACCGGGGCGTCTGCGAGTGCCGAAAGCCCGGCGTGGGGCTGTTTCTCCAGGCGCGCGAGCGCTTTCCGGAGATCGCGTTCGAGCGGTCGGTGATGATCGGCGACTCGGACTCCGACATCGCCGCGGGCCGCGCGATCGGCGCGCGCACGTTCAGGGTGGGCGAGCCGCCGCTGCCGTCGCTGCGCGAGGTGGCCGAGCAGCTGGCCGGCGAACCGGTCACCGATGCGTGA
- a CDS encoding glycosyltransferase family 4 protein encodes MRIVIANPPGFGGPDYDHHLCTALAAEGEDVELVTTRFRFGAMPQPEGYRRSTLFYPVSARLFGRSRLRVPVKIAEHPFGMLQLARRSADVVHVQWLSIPELDRHLLRSRAPLVYTAHDHAQRRTAGKARVWEALYDRFARIVAHSDSGRRALAAQGIPEHKLRVIPHPIIRTDPPRTDDGRTLLCFGLIRPYKGIDDAIEVTRLVDGARLLVAGDPMEPVEGYQRQAGDLAEWRLGYLPQAEVDRAYGDATLAVFPYRPGLDQSGTLLRALGAGVPAVAYDVGGLGENVRRFGAGRVVPAGDVEAMAAAVRELLDDPTALAEARRGASRARDTLTWPASARLHIELYRELLGADRPPAS; translated from the coding sequence GTGCGCATCGTCATCGCCAACCCGCCGGGGTTCGGCGGCCCCGACTACGACCACCACCTCTGCACGGCGCTCGCCGCCGAGGGGGAGGACGTCGAGCTCGTCACCACCCGCTTTCGCTTCGGCGCGATGCCCCAGCCCGAGGGCTACCGCCGCAGCACGCTCTTCTACCCGGTCTCGGCGCGGCTGTTCGGCCGGTCGCGGCTGCGCGTGCCGGTCAAGATCGCGGAGCACCCGTTCGGGATGCTGCAGCTCGCACGCCGCAGCGCGGACGTCGTCCACGTGCAGTGGCTGTCCATCCCCGAGCTCGACCGCCATCTGCTCCGCAGCCGCGCGCCGCTCGTGTACACGGCGCACGACCATGCCCAGCGGCGGACGGCCGGCAAGGCGCGCGTCTGGGAGGCGCTGTACGACCGGTTCGCGCGGATCGTGGCGCACTCCGACTCCGGCCGGCGTGCGCTCGCCGCGCAGGGCATCCCCGAGCACAAGCTGCGGGTGATCCCGCACCCGATCATCCGCACCGACCCGCCTCGCACCGACGACGGACGCACGCTGCTGTGCTTCGGCCTGATCCGGCCCTACAAGGGCATCGACGACGCGATCGAGGTGACTCGGCTCGTGGACGGCGCCCGCCTGCTCGTCGCCGGTGACCCGATGGAGCCGGTCGAGGGCTACCAGCGCCAGGCGGGCGACCTCGCGGAATGGCGGCTCGGATACCTGCCGCAGGCGGAGGTCGACCGCGCGTACGGCGATGCCACGCTCGCCGTCTTCCCCTATAGGCCCGGGCTCGACCAGTCGGGAACCCTCCTGCGGGCGCTCGGCGCGGGAGTGCCGGCGGTCGCCTACGACGTCGGCGGCCTCGGCGAGAACGTCCGACGGTTCGGTGCCGGCCGTGTCGTCCCGGCGGGCGATGTCGAGGCGATGGCAGCCGCCGTGCGCGAGCTGCTCGACGATCCGACCGCCCTTGCGGAGGCGCGCCGGGGCGCCTCGCGGGCACGCGACACGCTCACCTGGCCCGCATCCGCCCGGCTTCACATCGAGCTCTACCGGGAGCTGCTCGGCGCCGACCGTCCGCCTGCTTCGTAG
- a CDS encoding sugar transferase, whose product MGLYERGGKRALDIAGAGAMAVVAAPVMGVVAAALWRTQGRPIIFTQERVGRHGRTFTIFKFRTMIRGAAGQGAGLWFERDDPRITPLGKWLRATSLDELPQLWNIVRGDMSLVGPRPKPPELIDRYRSHYEPTLAVRPGLSHLPGISGRNTLRRSQMIALDQEYVRHITFLGDLRLLLRTVPVVLFRHGFDAENESEEWVEDVPPDGAPA is encoded by the coding sequence ATGGGGCTCTACGAACGCGGAGGCAAGCGCGCGCTCGACATCGCCGGCGCGGGCGCGATGGCGGTCGTGGCGGCGCCGGTCATGGGGGTGGTCGCCGCTGCCCTCTGGCGCACCCAGGGCCGGCCGATCATCTTCACCCAGGAGCGCGTCGGCCGGCATGGCAGGACGTTCACGATCTTCAAGTTCCGCACGATGATCCGCGGCGCCGCCGGGCAGGGCGCCGGGCTCTGGTTCGAGCGAGACGACCCGCGGATCACGCCGCTCGGCAAGTGGCTGCGCGCGACGTCGCTCGACGAGTTGCCCCAGCTGTGGAACATCGTACGCGGCGACATGTCGCTCGTCGGGCCGCGGCCCAAGCCGCCCGAGCTGATCGACCGTTACCGCAGCCACTACGAGCCGACGCTCGCCGTCCGCCCCGGGCTCAGCCACCTGCCCGGCATCTCCGGCCGCAACACCCTCCGACGCTCGCAGATGATCGCGCTCGACCAGGAGTACGTCCGCCACATCACGTTCCTCGGCGACCTCCGGCTGCTGCTTCGCACCGTGCCCGTCGTCCTCTTCAGGCACGGCTTCGACGCCGAGAACGAGAGCGAGGAGTGGGTCGAGGACGTGCCACCCGACGGTGCCCCGGCGTGA
- a CDS encoding glycosyltransferase family 2 protein, with the protein MILLLQILFWGSLAALVWTHLAYPPAVALWARLRPWPVAKGEALPTVSLIIPAYNEEQVIEAKLENALALDYPPELLEIVVTSDASTDGTHEIVRRYAGRGVRLLVCERGGKVAAQDRAVRETTGEIVAFGDANVRWDRDAVRQLVRDFADPRVGMVCGYVRLVNPTGGTNQEGLYWRYEMWLRERESRLHSITGSNGAIYAVRRAAYREVDPRFGHDMSFPYLMVQNGYRAVYEPGARGVESMTTDIEDEFRRKVRMFEHAWLMLFRGRMFGIRRLGPVYWIELVSHRLLRYWSGPLHVVLLVASIALAGHGWIYAGVLAAQLIGLAMALLSIAVRGRFRPLRVLHYYLLVTLATVIALSGYARHGVPSTWDKAAGSRVT; encoded by the coding sequence GTGATCCTCCTTCTCCAGATCCTGTTCTGGGGGTCGCTCGCTGCCCTCGTCTGGACGCACCTCGCGTATCCGCCGGCCGTCGCGCTGTGGGCGCGCCTGCGCCCGTGGCCGGTCGCGAAGGGCGAGGCCCTGCCCACCGTCAGCCTGATCATCCCCGCCTACAACGAGGAGCAGGTGATCGAGGCCAAGCTCGAGAACGCGCTCGCGCTCGACTACCCGCCCGAGCTGCTCGAGATCGTGGTCACGTCGGACGCGTCGACCGACGGCACACACGAGATCGTGCGACGCTACGCCGGCCGCGGCGTCCGGCTGCTGGTCTGCGAGCGCGGCGGCAAGGTCGCCGCCCAGGATCGGGCGGTGCGCGAGACGACCGGCGAGATCGTCGCATTCGGCGACGCCAACGTCCGGTGGGATCGCGACGCGGTGAGGCAGCTGGTGCGCGACTTCGCCGACCCGCGCGTGGGCATGGTCTGCGGCTACGTGCGCCTGGTGAATCCGACCGGCGGCACCAACCAGGAGGGCCTCTACTGGCGCTACGAGATGTGGCTCCGGGAGCGCGAGTCGCGGCTGCACTCGATCACCGGCTCCAACGGTGCGATCTACGCGGTCCGCCGGGCCGCGTACCGCGAGGTCGATCCCCGGTTCGGGCACGACATGTCGTTCCCCTACCTCATGGTGCAGAACGGGTACCGGGCGGTGTACGAGCCGGGAGCGCGCGGCGTCGAGAGCATGACCACCGACATCGAGGACGAGTTCCGTCGCAAGGTGCGGATGTTCGAGCACGCCTGGCTGATGCTGTTTCGTGGGCGGATGTTCGGCATCCGGCGGCTGGGCCCCGTGTACTGGATCGAGCTGGTGTCCCACCGCCTGCTCCGGTACTGGAGCGGGCCGCTCCACGTCGTTCTGCTGGTCGCCAGCATCGCGCTCGCCGGCCACGGATGGATCTATGCGGGGGTGCTTGCCGCCCAGCTGATCGGTCTAGCCATGGCGCTGCTGTCGATCGCGGTGCGCGGCCGCTTCCGCCCGTTACGCGTCCTGCACTACTACCTGCTGGTCACGCTGGCCACCGTGATTGCGCTGAGCGGCTATGCGCGCCACGGCGTGCCGTCGACCTGGGACAAGGCCGCCGGGTCGCGCGTCACCTGA